Sequence from the Synechococcus sp. HK05 genome:
GCAATCCCTTTGGCCTGGCGCTCTACGACAAGCAGCAACGGCAGGTGAGCAGTGCAGCTCCCGCCACACCGGCGCCCGTACCCACTGGAACCAAAGATCCCAATACGGAGGTGGCTGGTGCTCCCCTCCAACCTGCTGTGATCACCCGGCTACAGGAGCAGATCAAAGCCCTGCTCCCTGCTCAACTCGAGGCGTTCTCCAAGGGCTTCCGCACTGCCTTCCACGTGCCCGATGCCCAACCCTCCCTGGCGGGATTGATCACCACCAGCCGACACCAGCGTTGGATTGAGGGCTTCCTGGCGGAGGCGGCTTCCGCCTGATCCATGGAATCTGCCTACTGTTGGCTTGGCGACTGGGTTTTTGCCATGCCGACACCAAGCCATCTGGATTGGGCCGATTGCCCGGCTGTGGAACAGGATCCGCAGCGCGTCAGCGGCGCCTGGGTGTTCCGCGGCACCCGGATCCCCGTGGCGGCACTCTTCCAGAACCTGGAGGACGGCGTTTCCCTGGTGGAGTTCGTTGAACTCTTCCCCGGGGTGAGCGCAGCACAGGCCCGCCAAGTGCTCGAGCAC
This genomic interval carries:
- a CDS encoding DUF433 domain-containing protein, which encodes MESAYCWLGDWVFAMPTPSHLDWADCPAVEQDPQRVSGAWVFRGTRIPVAALFQNLEDGVSLVEFVELFPGVSAAQARQVLEHAARSTAVALA